In Ktedonobacterales bacterium, a single window of DNA contains:
- the hisC gene encoding histidinol-phosphate transaminase: MQSMKCAAVSVRPELERVAPYEPGESLAAFSARVGIPVERLIKLNSNENPYGPSPRVMEALGAYTRYNLYPDPAAPALRAALEQYTHVPNEYIFLSNGSNELIQLLWQAFLNPGDSVLLCPPTFSLYATVTSICSGTLATVPRRPDCSVDPEAIRAALRPDTRIIILCSPNNPTGNLMPLADIEALLNTGRIVVVDEAYIEFTNAMDCFSAAQLVPRYDNLVALRTFSKWAGLAGLRLGYGLFPPWMIPHLLKLQLPFEVNVAAHIAALETLADLEYVRDNITRIVAERARVYDLLAAQPFLCALPSEANFILAYLSDERVQISDVRAAMESEGILVRFFRAPDLARAFRVSVGAPADTEALARALAKIEPAWRS, from the coding sequence ATGCAATCTATGAAATGCGCTGCGGTATCTGTGCGCCCGGAGCTGGAGCGTGTCGCGCCCTATGAGCCTGGGGAGTCGCTCGCTGCTTTTAGCGCCCGTGTCGGTATTCCAGTTGAGCGGCTGATTAAGCTGAATAGTAATGAAAACCCGTATGGCCCTTCGCCGCGCGTGATGGAGGCGTTGGGCGCTTATACCCGCTATAACCTCTATCCTGATCCGGCAGCGCCCGCGCTGCGCGCCGCGCTGGAGCAGTATACGCATGTCCCAAATGAATACATTTTTCTGAGCAATGGCAGCAACGAACTGATTCAACTGCTCTGGCAGGCGTTTCTGAACCCCGGCGATAGCGTTCTGCTGTGTCCGCCTACGTTCAGCCTGTATGCCACCGTGACCTCCATTTGCAGCGGCACGCTGGCGACTGTGCCGCGCCGCCCCGATTGCAGCGTTGATCCCGAAGCTATTCGCGCGGCGCTGCGCCCGGATACCCGTATCATCATCTTATGCTCGCCAAATAATCCCACCGGCAACCTGATGCCGCTGGCAGATATTGAGGCGCTGCTGAATACGGGCCGCATTGTGGTGGTTGATGAGGCGTATATCGAGTTTACCAATGCGATGGATTGCTTCAGCGCGGCCCAGCTTGTGCCTCGTTACGATAATCTGGTGGCGCTGCGCACGTTTAGCAAATGGGCGGGCCTGGCGGGCTTGCGCCTGGGCTATGGCCTTTTCCCTCCCTGGATGATTCCCCATCTGCTCAAGCTGCAACTGCCCTTTGAGGTCAATGTGGCCGCGCATATCGCGGCGCTGGAGACGCTGGCCGATCTGGAGTACGTGCGCGACAACATCACCAGGATCGTCGCCGAACGCGCGCGCGTCTATGATCTGCTGGCGGCGCAGCCTTTCTTGTGCGCGCTGCCCTCTGAGGCCAACTTTATCCTGGCCTATCTGTCGGATGAGCGGGTGCAGATCAGCGATGTGCGCGCGGCAATGGAATCTGAAGGGATTCTGGTCCGCTTTTTCCGCGCGCCGGACCTGGCTCGCGCTTTTCGCGTGAGTGTGGGCGCGCCCGCCGATACCGAGGCGCTGGCCCGCGCGCTGGCAAAGATCGAACCGGCCTGGCGGAGCTAG
- a CDS encoding transposase, protein MLILEYKLRVNKTQRAAIDEAIRTTQFVRNKALRLWMDGQHVGKNDLQALCAQLAKDFPFAARLNAMARQAAADRAWASISRFYENCKCGKPGKKGYPRFQKDNRSVEYKTSGWKLEPAGKRVTFTDGHGIGAVRLIGTRSIETFPIGQIKRVRILKRADGSYVQFAVQADRHIDHQPTGKQVGIDVGLKAFYTDSDGQQVANPRYLRKAETKLSRLHRRVSRKVKRSKNRKKAIKRLAKGYLSVSRQRKDFACKAARALVISSDMIAYEDLKIASLVKNHRLAKSISDASWGLFLSWLRYYGQMHSIPIVAVSPRFTTQDCSGCGERVKKTLSMRTHICPACGLVLDRDHNAALNILAAALEYLAALRTAGQAGTGSVSAERNASGQTTAGGRRKLRSAKLAG, encoded by the coding sequence ATGCTGATACTGGAATACAAGCTCAGGGTCAACAAAACACAGCGCGCCGCGATTGATGAAGCCATCCGTACCACGCAGTTTGTGCGCAACAAGGCGCTGCGGCTCTGGATGGATGGGCAGCATGTTGGCAAGAATGACCTGCAAGCCCTCTGCGCTCAGTTGGCGAAAGACTTCCCCTTTGCGGCGCGTCTCAATGCGATGGCCCGCCAGGCCGCCGCAGACCGGGCGTGGGCCAGTATCAGCCGTTTCTACGAGAACTGCAAGTGTGGCAAGCCAGGCAAGAAAGGCTATCCACGCTTCCAGAAGGATAATCGTTCGGTTGAGTACAAAACCTCGGGCTGGAAGTTGGAACCAGCGGGAAAGCGCGTCACCTTCACCGATGGGCACGGCATTGGCGCCGTTCGCCTCATTGGCACACGCTCCATTGAAACGTTTCCCATTGGGCAGATCAAGCGGGTTCGCATCCTCAAACGCGCCGATGGCTCTTATGTCCAGTTTGCCGTCCAGGCAGACCGGCACATAGACCACCAGCCCACCGGGAAACAGGTGGGGATTGATGTGGGCTTGAAAGCCTTCTATACCGATTCGGACGGCCAGCAGGTCGCCAATCCCCGGTATCTGCGCAAGGCAGAAACGAAGCTCTCGCGCTTGCATCGGCGCGTCTCGCGGAAGGTCAAGCGGTCCAAGAATCGCAAGAAAGCTATCAAGCGACTGGCGAAAGGCTATTTGAGCGTCAGCAGGCAGCGTAAAGACTTCGCGTGCAAAGCCGCGAGGGCGTTGGTCATATCTAGCGATATGATTGCCTACGAAGACTTGAAAATAGCGAGCCTGGTCAAGAACCATCGCCTTGCCAAGAGTATCAGCGATGCCAGTTGGGGGTTGTTCCTCTCCTGGCTCAGATACTATGGTCAGATGCACAGCATTCCCATTGTGGCGGTGTCGCCTCGTTTCACCACGCAAGATTGTTCTGGCTGTGGCGAACGGGTGAAGAAAACGCTCAGCATGCGGACGCACATCTGCCCCGCCTGTGGCCTGGTGCTGGATCGCGATCATAACGCGGCCCTCAACATTCTCGCTGCTGCCTTGGAATATCTGGCAGCCCTCCGTACCGCCGGGCAGGCGGGAACGGGTTCCGTTTCGGCGGAACGCAACGCTTCTGGACAGACAACCGCTGGTGGACGCAGGAAGCTGCGCTCTGCTAAGTTGGCTGGATGA
- a CDS encoding S53 family peptidase: MPGFTQSIRRLLTRSATGLFLLLNMVGGAAFVPAVAVAAASGSMTPAIGAHPHYRLATKTPQGTQDAIFSCQLPTTTFPCYGPQQIRGAYNIQPLLDAGITGKGRTIVIVDAFQSPTIQDDLALFDAVFGLPDPTLNIIAPDGLTPFDFNDDNMVGWSGEISLDVEWAHAVAPDATIDLVLAKSNDDADILSATKYAITHNLGDTISQSFGEDESCVDPAILKQQHALFALAALKGMTVYASSGDDGAAQPTCDGSALHVAASSPASDPLVTSVGGTNLTADLDTGAYQSETAWDDGFGQSGGGFSVKYARPFYQIGATGHNKGRGVPDVAYNGGVFGGVVTAWGVPFGVGAFFIFGGTSAGSPQWAGISALADQKAHHRLGFINPALYVILHTSLYAKDFHDITTGNNRFDGVQGFDAGKGWDAVTGIGSPNVANLLALLCH, encoded by the coding sequence ATGCCAGGATTTACCCAGTCCATCCGTCGTCTTCTGACCCGCTCGGCAACAGGGCTGTTCCTGCTGCTGAACATGGTCGGCGGAGCCGCGTTTGTTCCGGCGGTGGCTGTTGCGGCGGCCAGCGGTTCTATGACCCCCGCCATCGGCGCTCATCCTCATTACCGTCTTGCAACGAAGACTCCGCAGGGGACGCAGGATGCGATTTTTAGCTGCCAGTTGCCCACGACCACCTTCCCCTGCTATGGCCCACAGCAGATTCGGGGAGCCTATAACATCCAGCCGCTGCTGGACGCCGGGATCACGGGCAAGGGCCGCACCATTGTGATTGTTGACGCTTTCCAAAGCCCAACCATCCAGGATGACCTGGCGCTCTTCGATGCCGTCTTTGGGCTGCCTGATCCGACCCTCAACATTATTGCCCCCGACGGCCTCACTCCGTTCGATTTCAACGACGACAACATGGTCGGTTGGTCGGGTGAGATTTCCCTGGATGTCGAGTGGGCGCACGCGGTTGCCCCAGATGCGACTATCGATCTGGTGCTTGCCAAGAGCAACGACGATGCGGACATTCTGAGCGCGACCAAGTATGCCATCACCCACAACCTGGGCGATACCATCTCGCAGAGCTTTGGCGAGGACGAGTCCTGCGTGGACCCCGCTATTCTCAAGCAGCAGCATGCGCTCTTTGCCCTGGCGGCGCTCAAGGGGATGACCGTCTATGCTTCCTCCGGTGATGATGGCGCGGCCCAACCCACCTGCGACGGCAGCGCCCTCCACGTTGCGGCTTCCAGCCCCGCCAGCGACCCGCTGGTGACGAGCGTGGGCGGTACGAATCTGACCGCTGATCTGGACACGGGCGCCTACCAGAGCGAGACAGCCTGGGACGACGGTTTCGGCCAGAGCGGCGGCGGCTTCAGCGTGAAATACGCGCGGCCCTTCTATCAAATTGGCGCAACCGGCCATAACAAGGGGCGCGGCGTGCCTGATGTTGCCTACAATGGTGGCGTCTTTGGTGGCGTGGTGACGGCCTGGGGCGTTCCCTTTGGTGTTGGCGCCTTCTTCATCTTTGGCGGCACCAGCGCAGGCTCGCCACAGTGGGCAGGCATTTCGGCCCTGGCCGATCAGAAGGCGCACCATCGGCTGGGCTTCATCAACCCGGCGCTCTATGTCATTCTCCATACCAGCCTGTATGCGAAGGACTTCCATGACATCACCACGGGGAATAACCGTTTTGATGGCGTGCAAGGCTTCGATGCTGGCAAAGGATGGGATGCGGTCACTGGTATAGGCTCACCCAACGTTGCCAACCTGCTCGCGCTGCTCTGTCATTAA
- a CDS encoding tetratricopeptide repeat protein: MAGLGKEWRLPPVGKIGVEALRQAPIDWLTVPARERLYRWLGNRKARKLLAQALDDALETLAESLAGKPEVPSLEDVLNERFFGERQVMGTLIACFTSDEPVDYDLLARHAAFGDELFLRRVLQAFVAQLRAHLAAARSEFRLQIPVQSAARIKAIQSANPAQRGAPGQPQQSTPPAATTGAAFIQTTTREKQERAMDHVGMQTSEEASQRLALAVELEAQGRTQEAMALYQSLLRQTPNNGKAHFNLAMLLTEQGRLTEAEEHCREAIKSLPDYPDAWGLHAYLLSLLQRAPESLESARRAVALGFPRKRLLALLKLESAAL, from the coding sequence TTGGCAGGATTAGGAAAAGAGTGGCGGCTTCCGCCGGTGGGGAAAATCGGTGTGGAGGCGCTGCGCCAGGCGCCGATAGATTGGTTGACGGTTCCGGCTCGTGAGCGCCTGTATCGCTGGCTGGGGAACCGCAAAGCGCGCAAGCTGCTGGCCCAGGCGCTGGATGACGCGCTGGAGACGCTGGCCGAATCGCTGGCAGGCAAACCCGAAGTTCCTTCGTTGGAAGATGTGCTGAACGAGCGATTTTTCGGTGAGCGCCAGGTGATGGGTACCCTCATCGCCTGCTTTACCAGCGACGAGCCGGTTGATTATGACTTGCTGGCGCGCCATGCCGCTTTTGGCGATGAACTCTTCCTGCGGCGCGTGCTGCAAGCCTTTGTGGCTCAATTGCGCGCCCATCTGGCGGCGGCCAGATCGGAGTTTCGGCTTCAGATTCCTGTGCAATCTGCCGCGCGCATCAAGGCCATTCAGAGCGCCAACCCGGCGCAGCGAGGCGCTCCTGGTCAGCCTCAGCAATCAACTCCCCCAGCAGCCACGACAGGGGCTGCTTTTATACAGACCACCACGAGAGAGAAACAGGAGAGGGCGATGGATCATGTAGGTATGCAGACAAGTGAAGAGGCCAGTCAGCGTCTGGCGCTGGCCGTTGAATTGGAGGCTCAGGGGCGAACTCAGGAGGCGATGGCGCTCTATCAAAGCTTGCTGCGCCAGACCCCCAATAACGGCAAAGCGCACTTTAATCTGGCGATGCTCCTGACGGAGCAGGGCCGACTGACAGAGGCTGAGGAACACTGTCGGGAGGCAATCAAATCACTCCCCGATTACCCTGACGCCTGGGGGCTGCACGCCTATCTGCTCTCGTTGCTTCAGCGTGCCCCGGAAAGCCTGGAATCTGCGCGTAGGGCGGTTGCGCTCGGTTTCCCACGCAAACGGTTGCTGGCGCTGCTGAAGCTGGAATCGGCGGCCTTGTAA
- a CDS encoding FHA domain-containing protein produces MDQMRYYPGTFDVSQLAAQLTTQLQMRGYQAQWFGANTQVMVQVRKGSEAAKVFGAQAALSLIFTQHPQGLLVTLGQQAWGDKSIAMGVGALVLWPLIIPAAVGMFRQSSLPTEVLTLLDVLVAQQHAGAAPAPVPAYLMAQAQQMYQPPPAAPATPQQRLCPNCQRPNSNDAAFCQYCATPLSASAPAGMAPPPPPPPPPPPPPPAARMSASAAEATERVSPQAEPTLRVSPAAGPTGAFTLPSGRQVGLLTEEAIVGRGNPDGSQTVEVDLTAEPERATVSRRHARITRAGTAFEVEDLGSANQTKLNSQPLAPGRRYPLRHGDVVEFGKVRCTFSIQEG; encoded by the coding sequence ATGGACCAAATGCGCTATTACCCCGGGACATTTGACGTAAGCCAGCTTGCCGCGCAGCTTACGACACAGCTTCAGATGCGCGGCTATCAGGCCCAATGGTTTGGCGCGAACACCCAGGTGATGGTGCAGGTGCGCAAGGGCAGCGAAGCCGCCAAGGTGTTTGGGGCGCAAGCCGCCCTGAGTCTCATATTCACCCAGCACCCCCAGGGCTTGCTGGTGACGCTTGGTCAGCAAGCCTGGGGGGATAAGTCCATCGCTATGGGTGTTGGCGCGCTGGTTCTCTGGCCGCTGATAATCCCGGCAGCAGTGGGCATGTTCCGGCAATCGAGCCTGCCAACGGAGGTGCTGACCCTGCTGGATGTGCTGGTCGCGCAGCAGCACGCGGGCGCGGCCCCGGCTCCGGTGCCCGCGTATCTGATGGCGCAGGCGCAGCAGATGTATCAGCCGCCGCCCGCTGCGCCAGCCACGCCGCAGCAGCGGCTGTGCCCCAACTGCCAGCGGCCCAATAGTAATGACGCGGCCTTTTGCCAGTATTGCGCGACGCCTTTGAGCGCCAGCGCCCCGGCGGGGATGGCTCCGCCGCCCCCGCCGCCACCGCCGCCACCGCCACCTCCTCCAGCGGCCAGGATGTCAGCGTCGGCTGCTGAAGCGACGGAACGGGTCAGCCCACAGGCTGAGCCAACGCTGCGCGTCAGCCCGGCGGCAGGCCCAACAGGTGCGTTCACGTTGCCGAGCGGTCGGCAGGTTGGTCTGCTCACCGAAGAGGCTATCGTGGGGCGTGGCAATCCTGATGGCTCGCAGACGGTTGAGGTGGACTTGACAGCAGAGCCGGAAAGGGCGACGGTCTCACGACGGCACGCGCGCATCACGCGCGCGGGCACTGCCTTTGAGGTTGAAGACCTGGGCAGCGCCAATCAAACGAAGCTCAATAGTCAGCCCCTCGCGCCTGGCCGCCGCTATCCTCTGCGGCATGGGGATGTGGTCGAGTTTGGCAAGGTGCGCTGCACCTTCAGCATTCAGGAGGGCTGA
- a CDS encoding FHA domain-containing protein, with amino-acid sequence MDQARYYPGMFDVSNLAMQLASNLQLRAYQAQWFGSGNQMMVQVRKGSDASKILGMQAALTVMLTQHPTGLLVTIGQQRWIDKAAVAGIGVVGAAFFLWPLLVPAAVGAVRQSSLPGEVLSLLDTLVLQQNPLAFPAPVPVFLMPQVQMVYQNPPTPTVAPQLLCPACHQPNNTGATFCQHCGTALDDATGSAPTMAASAPPVSPPPAPPTPKPAPVKQTAPATTRVSRTALPTERVSKAPVPVGPTGVFSLPSGRRVPMVTEEAVVGRGNPDGTDPVEVDMTTEAESTTVSRRHARITRAGGGFEIEDLDSANQTMLNNEQLVPGKRYPLRKGDVVEFGKVKCTFSVQEK; translated from the coding sequence ATGGATCAAGCGCGATATTATCCTGGCATGTTTGACGTAAGCAATCTGGCGATGCAGCTTGCGTCAAATCTTCAGTTGCGCGCCTATCAGGCGCAGTGGTTTGGCAGTGGCAATCAGATGATGGTACAGGTGCGCAAGGGCAGCGACGCCTCTAAAATCCTGGGGATGCAGGCGGCTCTGACGGTGATGCTCACCCAGCATCCAACAGGATTATTGGTGACGATTGGGCAACAGCGTTGGATCGATAAAGCAGCGGTGGCGGGCATTGGTGTCGTTGGCGCCGCCTTTTTCCTCTGGCCGCTGCTCGTCCCGGCAGCCGTCGGTGCGGTTCGCCAATCGAGTCTGCCAGGGGAGGTGCTGAGCCTGCTGGATACGCTGGTCTTGCAGCAGAACCCGCTGGCGTTCCCAGCGCCGGTGCCGGTCTTTTTGATGCCCCAGGTGCAGATGGTCTATCAGAATCCTCCGACGCCGACGGTGGCGCCGCAGCTTCTCTGCCCGGCTTGCCATCAGCCAAACAACACGGGCGCAACCTTTTGCCAGCACTGCGGGACCGCTCTGGACGACGCCACCGGCAGCGCGCCGACGATGGCGGCATCTGCGCCTCCCGTTTCGCCGCCACCCGCGCCGCCCACGCCAAAGCCTGCCCCGGTGAAGCAGACGGCTCCGGCGACCACTCGTGTTAGCCGGACGGCGCTGCCAACCGAGCGCGTCTCGAAAGCGCCGGTTCCGGTGGGGCCAACGGGCGTCTTTTCCCTGCCCAGTGGTCGGCGGGTGCCGATGGTCACGGAAGAGGCGGTGGTGGGGCGCGGCAATCCTGATGGCACTGATCCGGTGGAAGTGGATATGACCACCGAAGCCGAGAGTACCACCGTTTCGCGGCGGCACGCGCGCATCACGCGCGCTGGCGGCGGCTTTGAGATTGAAGACCTCGACAGCGCCAACCAGACGATGCTCAACAACGAGCAGTTAGTGCCGGGGAAGCGTTATCCGCTGCGCAAGGGCGATGTGGTCGAGTTTGGGAAAGTGAAATGCACGTTCAGCGTGCAGGAGAAGTGA
- a CDS encoding transposase — protein sequence MRTFEYRLYPNRTQRQQLLACLKDSRSLYNEMLEATKQFYAQTGKFLFKYDLTMQFKGRGADTVPATTVQTLADRLDKALRRYLAFKEQGVPCGFPRFKTPNRWHSIQLRQYAQSRDVWLDSDGKHLHVPAKLGLLLKIKLHRPLEGIPKTARLVLRADGKWYALLVCEPVEGQPSYEDGQPCAHPNIGLDMGLKVFLADSKGHTIANPRYYRTSQKALRRKQRALCRRKKGSKRKRKAARNCAKTHLKIKRQRRDFLFKTAKPYAENYARICVENLNIMGMVQNHHLAKSIHDASWSAFLDILEDKAARAGHQVIRVPARFTTQHCFQCGELVPKSLSVRTHICPQCGYVEDRDVNAAKNILQAGTPPSGTVLDCQAE from the coding sequence ATGAGAACGTTTGAGTATCGTCTGTACCCTAATCGCACCCAGCGCCAACAGTTGCTGGCCTGTCTGAAAGACTCGCGGAGCCTCTATAATGAGATGTTGGAGGCCACGAAGCAGTTCTATGCCCAGACTGGCAAGTTCTTGTTCAAGTATGATCTGACCATGCAGTTTAAAGGGCGAGGTGCTGATACCGTGCCTGCAACAACGGTCCAGACACTGGCTGATCGCCTGGATAAAGCGCTCAGACGGTACCTCGCGTTCAAGGAGCAAGGGGTACCTTGTGGGTTCCCTCGCTTCAAGACGCCCAACCGCTGGCATAGCATCCAACTCCGCCAGTATGCGCAGAGCCGCGATGTCTGGCTGGACAGTGACGGCAAACACTTGCATGTCCCTGCCAAACTGGGCCTCTTGCTCAAAATCAAGCTGCATCGGCCCTTGGAGGGCATCCCTAAAACAGCCCGCCTGGTACTGAGAGCAGATGGCAAGTGGTATGCTTTGCTCGTCTGCGAGCCAGTAGAAGGTCAACCATCTTACGAGGACGGCCAGCCTTGCGCCCATCCTAATATTGGCTTGGATATGGGCTTGAAGGTGTTTCTGGCGGATTCTAAAGGCCACACCATCGCCAACCCGCGCTATTATCGCACGAGTCAGAAAGCACTCAGACGAAAACAACGCGCCCTTTGCCGCCGAAAGAAAGGCAGTAAGCGCAAAAGGAAAGCTGCTCGTAACTGTGCCAAGACGCATCTGAAAATCAAGCGCCAGCGGCGTGATTTCCTCTTCAAGACAGCCAAACCATATGCAGAGAACTACGCTCGTATTTGTGTAGAGAACCTGAACATCATGGGGATGGTACAAAATCATCATCTGGCGAAAAGTATTCACGACGCCAGTTGGAGCGCGTTTCTCGACATTCTTGAGGACAAGGCTGCAAGAGCTGGTCATCAAGTCATTCGAGTGCCTGCGCGCTTTACCACACAACATTGCTTCCAGTGTGGCGAACTGGTTCCTAAGAGCCTGTCGGTTCGGACGCATATTTGCCCTCAGTGTGGCTATGTGGAAGACCGCGACGTGAACGCCGCAAAGAATATTTTACAGGCGGGGACACCGCCTTCAGGGACGGTTCTGGATTGCCAGGCCGAATGA
- a CDS encoding sigma-70 region 4 domain-containing protein, with translation MLNRLSREDAACLLLRFVGGERYAEIAARLGISTEAAHKRVGRGLVTLRAVYRQLDREVSP, from the coding sequence TTGCTGAACCGTCTTTCGCGCGAAGACGCCGCGTGCCTGCTCTTGCGTTTTGTAGGCGGTGAGCGTTACGCGGAGATCGCCGCCCGGCTGGGCATCAGCACAGAGGCGGCTCACAAGCGTGTTGGTCGTGGATTAGTCACGCTGCGGGCGGTTTATCGGCAGCTAGATAGGGAGGTCTCACCATGA
- the der gene encoding ribosome biogenesis GTPase Der, producing the protein MKPLVAIVGRPNVGKSTFFNRMIGEQRAIVEDLPGTTRDRLYGDTDWNGRDFTLIDTGGLELGVSDDITSRIRAQVQLAIEEADVIVFLVDARAGITESDTEIADMLRRSGKPVVLGANKADNATRRQEAVEFYALGLGEPITLSSSQGTGTGDVLDGITDALPSAEAEEEEEAEVPRVAIVGRPNVGKSSLVNAVLGTDRVIVSDTPGTTRDAIDSEVEHNGQRLILVDTAGIRRRGRVGPGVEKYSVLRATRAIERCDVAVLLIDATEGITAQDTHIAGAIHEAGRGVVVVINKWDIIKEKRARHRAGTAPPLEDEPPDAQAFKEAIKRDLKFIPYAPMVFAAAKTGYHIAPILGAALKIDEERKRRIPTAKLNEVVKSATLRHPPAHSKGRMLRIYYATQAEVSPPTFIFFVNDPELLHWSYQRYLENQLRLAFGFEGTAIRLRFRQRERKERDEAM; encoded by the coding sequence ATGAAACCACTTGTTGCCATTGTTGGGCGGCCCAATGTGGGCAAATCAACTTTTTTTAATCGCATGATCGGCGAGCAGCGCGCCATTGTGGAAGACCTGCCTGGCACCACTCGTGATCGCCTCTATGGTGACACCGATTGGAACGGGCGCGACTTCACACTGATTGATACCGGTGGGTTGGAACTGGGCGTCTCCGATGACATCACCAGCCGCATTCGCGCGCAGGTGCAGCTTGCTATTGAAGAGGCCGATGTCATCGTCTTTCTGGTGGATGCCCGCGCGGGCATTACCGAATCCGATACGGAGATTGCCGATATGCTGCGGCGCTCCGGCAAGCCGGTGGTGCTGGGGGCGAACAAGGCCGACAACGCCACGCGCCGCCAGGAAGCGGTGGAGTTTTACGCGCTGGGGCTGGGCGAGCCGATTACGCTTTCATCCAGCCAGGGAACGGGTACCGGCGATGTGCTGGATGGCATTACTGACGCGCTGCCTTCGGCGGAAGCAGAGGAAGAGGAAGAGGCAGAGGTTCCGCGCGTGGCTATCGTGGGCCGCCCGAACGTTGGCAAGTCCAGCCTGGTCAATGCTGTGCTGGGGACAGATCGGGTGATCGTCAGCGATACCCCCGGCACGACGCGCGATGCCATTGATAGCGAAGTGGAACACAACGGACAGCGGCTCATTCTGGTGGATACGGCGGGCATTCGGCGGCGCGGGCGCGTTGGTCCGGGCGTCGAAAAATACAGTGTGCTGCGCGCCACGCGCGCCATCGAACGCTGCGATGTGGCTGTGCTGCTGATTGACGCGACGGAAGGCATCACCGCCCAGGATACGCATATCGCGGGCGCGATTCACGAGGCAGGCCGGGGGGTGGTCGTGGTCATCAACAAGTGGGATATTATCAAGGAGAAACGCGCCCGGCATCGCGCAGGCACAGCGCCGCCGTTGGAAGACGAGCCGCCCGATGCCCAGGCGTTCAAGGAAGCGATCAAGCGCGACCTGAAGTTCATCCCCTACGCGCCGATGGTCTTTGCCGCCGCCAAAACGGGCTACCATATTGCCCCGATTCTGGGGGCGGCGCTCAAAATTGACGAGGAGCGCAAGCGCCGCATTCCCACCGCCAAACTCAATGAGGTGGTCAAAAGCGCCACGCTGCGCCATCCGCCCGCGCATAGCAAGGGGCGCATGCTGCGCATCTATTACGCGACCCAGGCCGAGGTCAGCCCGCCAACGTTTATCTTCTTTGTGAACGACCCGGAACTACTCCACTGGTCCTATCAGCGTTACCTGGAAAACCAACTGCGCCTGGCCTTTGGCTTCGAGGGTACGGCTATTCGCCTGCGTTTCCGCCAGCGCGAGCGCAAAGAGCGCGACGAAGCGATGTGA